The proteins below come from a single Kitasatospora sp. NBC_00315 genomic window:
- a CDS encoding RICIN domain-containing protein, whose amino-acid sequence MFDSFSFTANGTGGGTGGNTVVGTAVQLYDCNGSVAQKWQHTGNTFVNPNSGKCLDAAGQGTADGTRLQIWDCYGSGTQPNQVWSLH is encoded by the coding sequence GTGTTCGACTCCTTCTCCTTCACCGCCAACGGCACCGGCGGGGGCACCGGTGGCAACACCGTCGTCGGCACAGCCGTCCAGCTCTACGACTGCAACGGCAGCGTCGCGCAGAAGTGGCAGCACACCGGGAACACCTTCGTGAACCCGAACTCCGGCAAGTGCCTGGACGCCGCCGGGCAGGGCACCGCCGACGGCACCCGGCTCCAGATCTGGGACTGCTACGGCAGCGGCACCCAGCCCAACCAGGTGTGGTCCCTGCACTGA